TCTGGCTGTAGTCATCGCGAATTTGCTGACCGCTCTTCAGGCTCAAGTCAATCTTCCCGTCGGCTCGGACGTGTTTGACGTAGCCTTCGATGGTCTGACCAAAACTCAGCCGCTGATCCACGTCGTCATTGTACAACAAACCCCAATGGCTCTGATCGACGATCGCTTTGAATCCCATTTCAGTGCTGTTGGCGATGATCAATTCAACAGCCTGCTGAGCGTAAAAACCATGCTCGGGATCATTGCTCACGTACTTGTCAATTTTCGATGTCGCCGTGATTCGATCTTGGTTGTCGAGATACAAGAACACGAGGTAGGACTTTCCCACGACCATCGGGCGATGCTGTTCCGCGAACGGAGCCAAAACGTCTTTATCCAATCCCCAGTCCAGAAACGCGCCAATCGGGGTGTTCTCCTTGACTTCCAAGTACGCGAACTCGCC
The sequence above is a segment of the Rhodopirellula bahusiensis genome. Coding sequences within it:
- a CDS encoding CvfB family protein; translated protein: MLIEIGGTYDLEVVKKTDFGMFLDAGDLGEILLPTKHTPADLGPGDIVEVFLYLDSEDRPIATTQVPKAEVGEFAYLEVKENTPIGAFLDWGLDKDVLAPFAEQHRPMVVGKSYLVFLYLDNQDRITATSKIDKYVSNDPEHGFYAQQAVELIIANSTEMGFKAIVDQSHWGLLYNDDVDQRLSFGQTIEGYVKHVRADGKIDLSLKSGQQIRDDYSQIIEDYLHDHEGFAPVHDKSPPEQISELFGMSKGQFKKAIGGLYKQQLITIAKDGIRLV